In the Sphingomonas sp. LM7 genome, one interval contains:
- a CDS encoding MFS transporter, producing MNLSPARRWVLFGLVLVAGILNLVDRQIIAVLKPVISADLGWSDNDYGTLAAWFQGSAAVAFLFTGWIVDKAGVKWANPLGVFTWSLAAIGHAWAVTMGQFTFVRAALGATEAMGTPSGIKTIAAVFPPHLRSTGYGISNAVGSIGGIVAPLLIPLLAAVYGWRAAFVIAGLVGVIWAGVWLIVVRGVKFADGSGEPAAAADTVYGPILRERRTWAIAFAKVLSDSTWWLMLFWMPDFFHRQFGLTGTQLGPPLAIAYTGAAIGALIAGTLASRLLVRGRNLDRVRKGTMLVAGLVVLPVPLALYSGDLWSATLILALTMAGHQAFSTTLFAVIADVTPRAKVGRVTAFGAFCGNLGGMAIAKIAGAVLAAGLGYLPLFLFASVSYLLALGWIQLLLPRIRRAENAADPIEVIAAH from the coding sequence ATGAACCTGTCTCCCGCACGCCGCTGGGTGCTGTTTGGGCTGGTGCTCGTTGCCGGCATCCTCAATCTGGTCGATCGGCAGATCATCGCCGTGCTCAAGCCGGTGATCTCGGCGGACCTGGGCTGGAGCGACAATGACTATGGCACGCTCGCCGCCTGGTTTCAGGGATCGGCCGCGGTCGCGTTCCTGTTCACCGGTTGGATCGTCGACAAGGCCGGAGTGAAATGGGCCAACCCGCTGGGCGTCTTCACCTGGAGCCTCGCCGCGATCGGCCATGCCTGGGCAGTCACCATGGGCCAGTTCACCTTTGTCCGCGCCGCGCTGGGCGCGACCGAAGCGATGGGCACGCCGAGCGGGATCAAGACGATCGCCGCGGTGTTCCCGCCGCATCTGCGATCGACCGGATATGGCATCTCCAACGCAGTCGGCAGCATTGGCGGCATCGTCGCGCCATTGCTGATTCCGCTGCTGGCGGCAGTCTATGGCTGGCGCGCGGCGTTCGTGATCGCGGGACTGGTCGGCGTGATCTGGGCCGGGGTGTGGCTTATCGTCGTCCGCGGCGTGAAGTTCGCCGACGGCAGCGGCGAGCCGGCTGCGGCCGCCGACACGGTCTATGGCCCGATCCTGCGGGAACGCCGCACCTGGGCGATCGCGTTCGCCAAGGTGCTGTCGGATTCGACCTGGTGGCTGATGCTGTTCTGGATGCCTGATTTCTTCCATCGCCAGTTCGGGCTGACCGGCACCCAGCTGGGGCCGCCACTGGCGATCGCCTACACCGGCGCGGCGATCGGCGCGCTGATCGCGGGAACGTTGGCCAGCCGGTTGCTGGTCCGCGGGCGCAATCTCGACCGCGTCCGCAAGGGCACGATGCTGGTCGCCGGGCTGGTGGTGCTGCCGGTGCCGCTCGCGCTCTATTCCGGCGATCTGTGGAGCGCGACGCTGATCCTCGCGCTGACCATGGCCGGGCACCAGGCCTTTTCGACCACGCTGTTCGCAGTGATCGCCGACGTCACCCCGCGCGCGAAGGTCGGCCGGGTCACGGCGTTCGGCGCGTTCTGCGGCAACCTTGGCGGGATGGCGATCGCCAAGATCGCCGGCGCGGTGCTGGCGGCGGGGCTCGGCTACCTGCCGTTGTTCCTGTTCGCGAGCGTTTCCTATCTGCTCGCGCTCGGCTGGATTCAGCTGTTGTTGCCGCGCATCCGCCGCGCAGAGAACGCAGCGGATCCCATCGAAGTAATCGCGGCGCATTGA
- a CDS encoding phytanoyl-CoA dioxygenase family protein, translated as MSYQRQSSQFAEQGFAVFEGVLTGDLLNLLREQCDGFVTREDARMDAAGVDTLGISHRGKRYFANECQREQPALRRMLFSEAMANICRATLGDTAYFFFDQYVVKGPEGGLPFSWHQDSGYVVGNGGPSDHLPYLTCWCPLDDATLDNGTVRVVPGSHRAGILPHARRAASNDLAVDVDEGDAVAIEAPAGSVVAFSSRTLHATGANRTDRARRVYLAQYTAEAMLNPGTRQLRRNAIPLVQGGRQVTFA; from the coding sequence ATGAGCTATCAGCGCCAGTCGTCCCAGTTCGCGGAGCAGGGATTTGCCGTTTTCGAGGGCGTCCTGACCGGCGATCTGCTCAATCTGCTGCGCGAGCAATGCGACGGCTTCGTCACGCGTGAGGATGCGCGGATGGACGCGGCGGGCGTCGATACGCTCGGGATAAGCCATCGCGGAAAGCGCTATTTCGCCAATGAATGCCAGCGCGAGCAGCCTGCGCTGCGCCGCATGCTGTTCAGCGAGGCAATGGCGAATATCTGCCGCGCGACGCTGGGCGACACCGCCTATTTCTTCTTCGATCAATATGTCGTGAAGGGGCCGGAGGGCGGGCTGCCGTTCAGCTGGCACCAGGATTCGGGCTATGTCGTCGGCAATGGCGGCCCGTCTGATCACTTGCCCTATCTCACCTGCTGGTGCCCCCTCGACGACGCCACGCTCGATAACGGCACGGTGCGCGTCGTCCCCGGCAGTCACCGCGCAGGAATCCTGCCCCATGCGCGGCGCGCGGCGAGCAACGATCTAGCGGTCGATGTCGACGAAGGCGATGCGGTCGCGATCGAGGCGCCCGCGGGCAGCGTCGTCGCCTTTTCCAGCCGCACGCTGCACGCGACCGGCGCCAACCGGACCGATCGCGCGCGGCGAGTCTATCTCGCCCAATATACCGCCGAGGCGATGCTCAATCCGGGCACGCGGCAGCTGCGCCGCAACGCCATCCCGCTCGTCCAGGGCGGACGCCAGGTGACGTTCGCATGA
- a CDS encoding LLM class flavin-dependent oxidoreductase — translation MSLPPCEVSWFSALCDDDYEFLGVPDTRLQSSWEHCRDIVLQADSLGFDNVLLPSGYALGIDTTAFAAAIATWVKRIRLLMAVRIGESWPPQLARQIATIDQMLGGRLAVNIISSDLPGEVLESAPRYARTVEAMSILRTLLNGEALDHEGEFWKLKLKPPRIGTVSGRAPQFYFGGLSDPARDAAAKGADVYLMWPDTLPGMRAIIADLRERAEREGRSLRFGYRVHVVVRETEEAARAAADRLISRLDGDTGAKIRANSLDSGSAGVRRQAELREASGGEYIEDNLWTGIGRARSGCGAAIVGDPDQVLAKLEAYRAEGIEAFILSGYPHAAEADLFARHVLPRLDHRPLG, via the coding sequence TTGTCCCTGCCTCCTTGCGAAGTGAGCTGGTTTTCGGCGCTGTGCGACGACGACTATGAGTTTCTCGGTGTCCCCGATACGCGGCTGCAATCTAGCTGGGAGCATTGCCGCGACATCGTGCTCCAGGCCGATTCGCTGGGCTTCGACAATGTCCTGCTCCCGTCGGGCTATGCGCTGGGGATCGACACGACTGCCTTTGCTGCCGCGATCGCGACCTGGGTCAAGCGCATCCGGTTGCTGATGGCCGTGCGGATCGGCGAGAGCTGGCCACCTCAACTGGCGCGCCAGATCGCCACGATCGACCAGATGCTGGGCGGGCGGCTCGCCGTGAACATCATCTCCAGCGACTTGCCGGGCGAGGTGCTGGAGAGCGCGCCGCGATACGCGCGGACGGTCGAGGCAATGTCGATCCTGCGCACATTGCTGAACGGCGAGGCGCTTGATCACGAAGGCGAGTTCTGGAAGCTCAAGCTCAAGCCGCCGCGGATCGGCACCGTTTCGGGCCGCGCTCCGCAATTCTATTTCGGCGGATTGTCGGACCCGGCGCGCGATGCGGCCGCCAAAGGCGCCGACGTCTATCTGATGTGGCCCGATACGCTGCCCGGCATGCGCGCGATCATCGCCGACCTGCGCGAGCGGGCGGAGCGGGAAGGGCGCAGTCTGCGCTTCGGCTACCGCGTACATGTGGTCGTACGCGAGACGGAAGAGGCTGCGCGTGCCGCTGCCGACCGATTGATCTCGCGGCTGGACGGCGACACCGGCGCGAAGATCCGTGCCAACTCGCTCGACAGCGGGTCGGCAGGCGTGCGCCGCCAAGCCGAGCTGCGCGAAGCCTCGGGCGGCGAATATATCGAGGACAATCTGTGGACTGGTATCGGCCGCGCGCGATCGGGCTGCGGCGCGGCGATCGTCGGCGATCCAGATCAGGTACTCGCCAAGCTGGAAGCGTATCGCGCCGAGGGAATCGAGGCGTTTATCCTGTCGGGCTATCCCCATGCAGCCGAGGCCGATCTGTTCGCGCGTCACGTATTGCCGCGGCTCGATCACCGGCCGCTTGGCTGA
- a CDS encoding Gfo/Idh/MocA family protein, with amino-acid sequence MTETIRYGLVGTGMMGCEHIRNIRLIPGARITAIADPVEASLGWADASLGDERPARFRSAGELAERGEIDAVIIASPNNTHRDVLAPLFERGIAILCEKPLATTLPDARWIVEQAERHAAPFWTGMEYRYMPPVAEFVRQVHGGRIGALHMVSMREHRFPFLPKVGDWNRFARNTGGTMVEKCCHFFDLMRLITRSEAVRVYCSGAIDVNHRDERYGGESPDIIDNSFTVVDFADGTRAMLDLCMFAEGVEHQEEISVTGDKARLDVLVPPGDLIFSPRVPFRAAKQVERTPVAVDEVAMAAGSHHGATFHQHEAFARAVRGDGPVEVTALDGLRAVAIGTAAEISARERRVVTLAELDAL; translated from the coding sequence ATGACTGAGACAATCCGCTACGGGCTGGTCGGAACCGGCATGATGGGCTGCGAGCATATCCGCAACATCCGGCTGATCCCCGGCGCACGCATCACTGCGATCGCCGATCCGGTCGAGGCGTCGCTCGGCTGGGCGGACGCCTCGCTGGGCGACGAGCGGCCCGCGCGCTTCCGCAGCGCGGGGGAGCTGGCAGAACGCGGCGAGATCGACGCCGTGATCATCGCCTCGCCCAACAACACGCATCGCGACGTGCTCGCGCCGCTGTTCGAACGCGGCATTGCGATCCTTTGCGAAAAGCCGCTCGCGACGACGCTTCCGGACGCGCGCTGGATCGTCGAACAGGCCGAACGCCACGCCGCGCCGTTCTGGACAGGCATGGAATATCGCTACATGCCGCCGGTCGCCGAGTTCGTCCGCCAGGTGCATGGCGGTCGCATTGGCGCGCTGCACATGGTGTCGATGCGCGAGCACCGCTTCCCCTTCCTGCCCAAGGTCGGCGACTGGAATCGCTTCGCGCGCAATACTGGCGGTACGATGGTCGAAAAATGCTGCCATTTCTTCGATCTGATGCGCCTTATCACCCGGAGCGAGGCCGTGCGCGTCTATTGTTCGGGCGCGATCGACGTGAACCACCGGGACGAGCGCTATGGCGGCGAGAGTCCCGATATCATCGACAATAGCTTCACCGTGGTCGATTTCGCCGACGGCACGCGCGCGATGCTCGATCTGTGCATGTTCGCCGAGGGTGTCGAGCACCAGGAAGAAATCTCGGTGACGGGGGACAAGGCGCGGCTCGACGTGCTGGTCCCGCCGGGCGACCTGATCTTCTCGCCGCGCGTCCCCTTCCGCGCCGCCAAGCAAGTCGAGCGCACGCCCGTAGCGGTAGATGAAGTCGCCATGGCGGCGGGCTCGCACCACGGCGCGACCTTCCACCAGCATGAAGCATTTGCCCGTGCAGTGCGGGGCGACGGGCCGGTCGAAGTGACTGCGCTGGACGGGCTGCGCGCCGTCGCGATCGGCACCGCCGCCGAGATCAGCGCACGCGAAAGGCGCGTGGTGACGCTGGCCGAACTCGACGCGCTGTAA
- the nagA gene encoding N-acetylglucosamine-6-phosphate deacetylase codes for MKISVANGNVVAGRTVLDAATIAIVDGRISAIEPGVSGELDIDLDGGWLVPGFIDVQVNGGGGVLFNDDISVDAIAAIGAAHGRFGTTAFLPTLISDSSERIAAALDAADAAIAAGVPGVVGVHIEGPFINAAKRGIHEADRIVPIDAAMVELLCRPRAGRVVLTVAPEMVAPAFLRTLVRHGVLVCAGHTNATYDEVRTAVDAGVTGFTHLFNAMSPLTHRAPGAVGAALDLPGTWCGLIVDNAHLHPATVRIAIRAKGVDRIMLVTDAMPSVGTDQAAFVLQGKRIQVRDGVCTYEDGTLAGSDLDMAAAFRNTVSITGLAPAEVVRMSSESAAAFLGLSATHGTLAPGKRADWVVLDADLAPCVTWIGGVPMFAPAELGVKATA; via the coding sequence ATGAAGATCAGCGTTGCTAACGGCAATGTGGTGGCCGGTCGTACCGTGCTGGATGCCGCGACCATCGCAATCGTTGATGGCAGGATTTCCGCGATCGAGCCGGGTGTGTCCGGCGAGCTCGATATCGATCTCGACGGCGGGTGGCTGGTCCCGGGCTTCATCGACGTTCAGGTCAATGGCGGCGGTGGCGTGTTGTTCAACGATGACATCAGCGTCGACGCGATCGCGGCGATCGGCGCCGCGCATGGCCGCTTCGGCACCACTGCCTTCCTGCCGACGCTGATCAGCGATTCTTCGGAGCGGATCGCGGCCGCGCTGGACGCCGCCGATGCCGCGATCGCGGCGGGCGTACCGGGCGTCGTCGGCGTCCATATCGAGGGCCCGTTCATCAATGCCGCCAAGCGCGGCATCCACGAGGCCGACCGGATCGTCCCGATCGACGCGGCCATGGTCGAACTGCTGTGCAGGCCGCGGGCAGGGCGCGTGGTGCTGACCGTCGCACCCGAGATGGTCGCGCCAGCGTTTCTGCGGACGCTGGTTCGCCACGGCGTCCTTGTCTGCGCGGGGCATACCAACGCCACCTACGACGAAGTGCGCACGGCGGTGGACGCAGGCGTGACCGGCTTCACCCATTTGTTCAACGCGATGTCGCCGCTCACGCACCGCGCGCCCGGCGCCGTCGGCGCGGCGCTCGACCTGCCGGGCACATGGTGCGGGCTGATCGTCGATAATGCGCATCTCCACCCTGCGACGGTGCGCATTGCGATCCGCGCCAAGGGGGTGGACCGCATCATGCTGGTGACCGACGCGATGCCCAGCGTCGGGACCGACCAGGCTGCTTTCGTGCTGCAAGGCAAGCGCATCCAAGTGCGCGACGGCGTGTGCACCTATGAGGACGGCACGCTCGCCGGCTCGGACCTCGACATGGCAGCGGCGTTCCGCAACACGGTTTCGATCACGGGGCTGGCGCCCGCCGAGGTTGTGCGCATGTCTAGCGAATCCGCGGCGGCATTCCTCGGCCTCTCCGCGACTCATGGTACGCTGGCGCCGGGCAAGCGTGCCGACTGGGTAGTCCTCGACGCGGACCTGGCGCCCTGCGTGACGTGGATCGGCGGCGTGCCGATGTTCGCCCCGGCGGAGCTGGGCGTAAAGGCGACGGCATAG
- a CDS encoding acyltransferase family protein, with product MGGKANISGTGRQRLLSLDVLRGLTVVGMILVNSTAAMKYGAEAQVFPLLLHASWDGLALADLVFPGFLMMVGVAIPLALGRTKQGGEPADKNAILWRAARLFLLGFIISNLYWFADSSSGTWRLFGVLQRIGMVYAACALLFLACSPKVRLAILAAILVLYWPLTLLPALDGLPNDIWVRGHNFVASFDRVLLGGGGHNYVKGPEGYDPEGLLGTLPAIAHGLIGVAIGEYLLRRSAGSARTLALAGGGMLVGGIAWGFVFPVVKDIWSSSFVLVTCGLTTLALAGLHAWLDRDRELRGATRAFVIFGTAFGINAIAAYALHEFTAMVPTWDLMLVPFRALRGPLGDPAAALVPVVLYIALIFVCVDYLRRRQWIIRI from the coding sequence ATGGGCGGGAAAGCGAACATATCGGGCACCGGGCGGCAGCGGTTGCTCTCGCTGGATGTCCTGCGCGGGCTTACCGTAGTCGGCATGATCCTGGTCAATTCGACTGCGGCGATGAAATATGGTGCGGAGGCGCAGGTGTTCCCGCTTCTGCTGCATGCGTCGTGGGATGGACTCGCGCTCGCCGACCTTGTCTTCCCCGGCTTCCTGATGATGGTCGGCGTCGCCATTCCGCTGGCGCTTGGCCGGACCAAGCAAGGGGGCGAGCCGGCGGACAAGAACGCGATCCTGTGGCGTGCGGCGCGGCTGTTCCTGCTCGGGTTCATCATCTCCAATCTGTACTGGTTCGCCGATTCGTCTTCGGGAACGTGGCGCCTGTTCGGCGTCCTCCAGCGGATCGGCATGGTCTATGCTGCCTGTGCGCTGCTGTTCCTCGCCTGCAGCCCCAAGGTGCGCCTGGCGATCCTTGCCGCGATCCTGGTGCTCTACTGGCCGTTGACGCTGCTGCCGGCGCTGGACGGCCTGCCCAATGACATCTGGGTGCGTGGACATAATTTCGTAGCGTCGTTCGATCGGGTGCTGCTGGGCGGCGGCGGCCATAATTATGTGAAGGGGCCCGAGGGCTATGATCCGGAAGGGCTGCTCGGCACGCTTCCGGCCATCGCGCACGGGCTGATCGGCGTCGCGATCGGCGAATATCTGCTGCGGCGTTCCGCCGGTTCGGCGCGGACACTGGCGCTGGCGGGCGGGGGTATGCTGGTCGGGGGAATCGCCTGGGGCTTCGTCTTCCCTGTCGTCAAGGACATCTGGTCGAGCAGCTTCGTATTAGTGACCTGCGGGCTCACTACGCTGGCGCTGGCGGGGCTCCATGCCTGGCTGGACCGCGACCGGGAACTGCGCGGCGCGACGCGGGCGTTCGTTATTTTCGGCACTGCGTTCGGCATCAATGCCATCGCCGCCTATGCCCTGCACGAATTCACTGCGATGGTGCCGACCTGGGACCTGATGCTGGTGCCGTTTCGGGCGCTGCGCGGACCGCTCGGTGATCCCGCTGCGGCGCTGGTGCCGGTGGTGTTGTACATCGCGCTGATTTTCGTCTGCGTCGATTATCTGCGGCGGCGGCAGTGGATCATCCGGATCTGA
- a CDS encoding TonB-dependent receptor has product MARKGSLGSFVSKKLRETACCAAISAAMVAPAWAQEAQTADSEDDIVVTGLRENLDSAQNRKRNSDTVVDSITAEDIGSFPDKSVAEALQRVPGITVVRFAGTDDTSHFSAEPSGVIVRGLPQVRSEFNGRDTFSANSSRGLSWQDISPELLTGIDTYKNQTADLIEGGIAGSINLRTRLPFDSEKDVISLGVIGNYGDIAGKITPELSGVITKRWNTGAGEFGAMLNLAYSHVKTASQGIQYDRIAIFAPGTFGTDTTYIPNGIYMRDNLYDRKRIGISGALQWRSEDGSKELTAQYTRSQYKNSWREYAIYSSGASALELYGRPTDYVFSDASLIQPLQGTAPFTFDDDGNFTSGSWSAPRPYVGEGNENLGLGVNSSGQAFFNRCYSWEGCTNPQRAPQLDTAANALKNKQYTQDFALNFKWDASERIHLNFDAQYVDSEVHNYNASVTARTYANTFVDATGKYPTLQINPAVADNINLSAGGITNPNNYYYYAITDHTEDSDGHELALRADVEYDIDSTWLSSLKLGARYADRDQTVRWGAYNWANIANTWTYTQAPYFNTDRPVYPAGNTTNFTFGSDFFNGNQIDSREFVFFNMDKLENRETLGAALGRPTIGVGDYYPVCSNAGYRAGETIEGDYGCYLPGDILKLSETTAAGYAMLKFGGREAQIGGVGVSGNVGGRLIFTVNETAGSLSYATPFTANQLLCERGTNPDTGLPTASAGCVTTPAEIAFSTGGSVANTAREDHVHFLPSFNLKLDWTDKLLSRVAYSRAISRPDVGLLRNFTTITRLSPSLTDRSNPDIVFGPDGQTIVGYNWSYRGQAGNPRLKPIEADQFDLTLEYYFARAGSFTATGFYKKFNNYIQSGTYNLGVTNNGVTRNVLVTGPMNGDGASIKGAEFAFQSFFDFLPGLLSGFGIQANYTYVSNNGIETINLTNETAGGTAGGGVSYDATAVKAKALEGISEHSYNLVGMYEKGPISARVAYNWRSKYLVTAIDCCVGLPIWQDATGYLDASIRWRLTPQFELSLQGSNLLGTDTILYQQVDNTGLLKPNAWFKNDRRIQAGIRFTM; this is encoded by the coding sequence ATGGCACGCAAGGGGTCACTTGGATCGTTCGTAAGCAAGAAACTGCGCGAAACCGCCTGTTGCGCGGCGATATCCGCCGCGATGGTCGCACCGGCCTGGGCACAGGAAGCACAGACTGCCGACTCCGAAGACGACATCGTCGTCACCGGCCTGCGCGAAAACCTCGATTCGGCGCAGAACCGCAAGCGTAACTCTGACACGGTGGTCGATTCGATCACGGCCGAGGACATCGGCTCCTTCCCCGACAAGTCGGTCGCCGAGGCGCTCCAGCGCGTTCCCGGCATCACCGTCGTGCGCTTCGCCGGCACCGACGACACCTCGCACTTCTCCGCCGAACCCTCCGGCGTCATCGTCCGCGGCCTTCCCCAGGTTCGCTCGGAGTTCAACGGCCGCGACACCTTCTCGGCAAACAGCTCGCGCGGACTCAGCTGGCAGGACATCTCCCCCGAGCTGCTCACCGGAATCGATACCTATAAGAACCAGACGGCGGACCTGATCGAAGGCGGCATCGCCGGATCGATCAATTTGCGTACGCGCCTTCCGTTCGATTCCGAGAAGGACGTGATCTCACTCGGCGTAATCGGCAATTACGGCGACATCGCCGGCAAGATCACCCCTGAACTCTCGGGCGTGATCACCAAGCGCTGGAACACCGGCGCGGGCGAATTCGGCGCGATGCTCAACCTTGCCTACAGTCACGTGAAGACAGCGAGCCAGGGCATTCAATATGATCGCATCGCGATCTTCGCGCCGGGCACGTTCGGCACCGACACGACGTACATCCCCAACGGCATCTACATGCGCGACAATTTGTACGACCGTAAGCGCATCGGCATCTCAGGGGCGCTGCAATGGCGTTCGGAGGACGGCTCGAAGGAGCTGACCGCCCAATATACGCGCTCGCAATACAAGAACAGCTGGCGCGAATATGCGATCTATTCCTCTGGCGCGAGCGCGCTCGAGCTCTACGGCCGTCCCACGGACTATGTGTTCAGCGATGCCAGCCTGATCCAGCCGCTCCAGGGGACTGCCCCCTTCACCTTCGACGATGACGGCAATTTCACCTCGGGCTCGTGGTCCGCGCCGCGCCCCTATGTCGGCGAAGGCAATGAGAATCTCGGGCTCGGCGTCAATTCGAGCGGCCAGGCATTCTTCAACCGTTGCTATTCCTGGGAAGGCTGCACCAATCCGCAGCGCGCGCCACAGCTCGACACTGCCGCGAACGCACTGAAGAACAAGCAGTACACCCAGGATTTCGCACTGAACTTCAAATGGGACGCCTCGGAGCGCATCCACCTGAATTTCGATGCGCAATATGTCGATTCAGAGGTTCACAACTACAATGCCTCGGTCACCGCTCGGACCTATGCGAACACTTTCGTCGATGCGACAGGCAAGTATCCGACGTTGCAGATCAATCCGGCGGTGGCGGACAACATCAATCTGTCGGCAGGCGGGATCACCAACCCCAACAACTACTATTACTACGCGATCACCGATCACACCGAGGATAGCGACGGCCATGAACTCGCGCTCCGCGCCGATGTCGAATATGATATCGATTCGACCTGGCTCAGCTCGCTCAAGCTCGGCGCCCGCTATGCCGATCGCGACCAGACGGTGCGCTGGGGCGCCTATAACTGGGCGAACATCGCCAATACCTGGACCTATACCCAGGCGCCCTATTTCAACACGGACCGCCCGGTATATCCCGCCGGCAATACCACGAACTTCACCTTCGGGTCGGACTTCTTCAACGGCAATCAGATCGACAGTCGCGAATTCGTGTTCTTCAACATGGACAAGCTGGAGAACCGCGAAACGCTGGGCGCCGCGCTCGGCCGTCCCACCATCGGCGTCGGCGATTATTATCCGGTCTGCTCGAATGCGGGCTACCGGGCCGGCGAGACGATCGAAGGCGATTATGGCTGCTATCTGCCCGGCGACATCCTCAAGCTGAGCGAGACCACTGCAGCGGGCTATGCGATGCTCAAATTCGGCGGCCGCGAGGCGCAGATCGGCGGCGTCGGGGTTTCGGGCAATGTCGGAGGTCGCCTGATCTTCACGGTGAACGAGACCGCGGGCTCGCTGAGCTATGCCACGCCGTTCACTGCCAACCAGCTCTTGTGCGAGCGCGGCACCAATCCGGATACCGGCCTGCCCACTGCCAGTGCAGGATGCGTCACCACACCTGCCGAGATCGCCTTCAGCACCGGCGGCAGCGTCGCGAACACCGCGCGTGAGGACCATGTCCACTTCCTGCCGAGCTTCAACCTCAAGCTCGACTGGACCGACAAGCTGCTCAGCCGCGTCGCATATTCCAGGGCGATCTCGCGGCCCGATGTCGGCCTGTTGCGCAACTTCACGACGATCACCCGGCTGTCGCCGAGCCTCACCGATCGTTCGAACCCGGACATCGTCTTCGGTCCCGATGGCCAGACGATCGTGGGGTATAACTGGAGCTATCGCGGCCAGGCGGGCAACCCGCGGCTCAAGCCGATCGAGGCCGATCAGTTCGACCTGACTCTGGAATATTACTTCGCGCGCGCCGGATCGTTCACTGCGACCGGTTTCTACAAGAAGTTCAACAACTACATCCAGTCGGGCACCTACAATCTCGGCGTCACGAATAACGGCGTGACACGAAATGTGCTGGTAACCGGCCCGATGAACGGCGACGGCGCGTCGATCAAGGGTGCCGAATTCGCCTTCCAGAGCTTCTTCGACTTCCTGCCGGGATTGCTCAGCGGCTTCGGCATCCAGGCGAACTACACCTATGTCTCGAACAACGGCATCGAGACGATCAACCTGACCAACGAGACCGCAGGCGGAACCGCGGGCGGCGGCGTCAGCTATGACGCCACTGCCGTGAAAGCCAAGGCACTCGAAGGCATTTCCGAGCACAGCTACAACCTTGTCGGCATGTACGAAAAGGGGCCGATTTCGGCACGCGTCGCGTATAACTGGCGCTCGAAATACCTGGTGACCGCGATCGATTGCTGCGTCGGCCTGCCGATCTGGCAGGATGCCACGGGGTATCTCGATGCGTCGATCCGCTGGCGGCTTACCCCGCAGTTCGAATTGAGCCTGCAGGGCAGCAACCTGCTGGGCACCGACACGATCCTGTATCAGCAGGTGGACAATACGGGGCTGCTCAAACCCAATGCCTGGTTCAAGAACGACCGGCGCATCCAGGCCGGCATCCGGTTCACGATGTGA